Proteins encoded in a region of the Zea mays cultivar B73 chromosome 2, Zm-B73-REFERENCE-NAM-5.0, whole genome shotgun sequence genome:
- the LOC109939305 gene encoding probable beta-1,4-xylosyltransferase IRX14: MKLPAARPPPPRARPTVRWLARHHPARPTLATSRPRRRRRPTVKAGDAADKGAASGNPQSHVVVGRRNNAASTASRSRGRCSPSPRPTHAHSRRSTSSASSTHSVGILAHTGTTDQLRLSEEDKQNMPLPVHGPACNSSGHLIGWHTFNSLPFSGKTATVVGEAAPVLPRDLEWAGFVLNSRMLWKEADGKPDWVKDLDAVGENGEEIENPLTLLNDPSSVEPLGNYGKKVLLWWLCVEARADSKFPEGKWP, from the exons ATGAAG CTGCCAGCCGCGCGCCCGCCGCCACCCCGCGCCCGCCCCACCGTGCGCTGGCTCGCGCGCCACCACCCAGCGCGGCCCACCCTCGCCACCTCGcggccccgccgccgccgccgccccactGTTAAGGCAGGTGATGCAGCCGACAAGGGGGCGGCGTCCGGGAACCCACAGAGTCACGTCGTGGTGGGGAG GAGGAACAACGCTGCTAGTACGGCGTCAAGGAGCCGAGGCAGGTGCTCGCCGTCACCCCGACCTACTCACGCGCATTCTAGGCGCTCCACCTCATCGGCCTCCTCCACTCACTCCGTCGGAATCCTTGCGCATACTGGCACGACAGACCAACTACGGCTCAGCGAGGAGGACAAGCAGAATATGCCTCTTCCAGTCCATGGCCCTGCTTGCAACTCCTCAGGGCATCTGATTGGATGGCACACGTTCAACTCATTGCCCTTCTCTGGGAAGACGGCCACAGTTGTTGGTGAAGCAGCCCCTGTTCTGCCCAGGGATTTGGAGTGGGCTGGTTTTGTGTTGAACTCGAGGATGCTGTGGAAGGAGGCTGACGGTAAGCCTGACTGGGTGAAGGATCTTGATGCTGTGGGCGAGAATGGCGAGGAGATTGAGAACCCACTTACTCTGTTGAATGATCCGTCCTCTGTTGAGCCACTGGGCAACTATGGGAAGAAGGTCCTACTGTGGTGGCTTTGTGTTGAAGCACGGGCTGATAGCAAGTTTCCTGAAGG AAAGTGGCCTTAG